A stretch of the Actinomyces faecalis genome encodes the following:
- a CDS encoding carbohydrate ABC transporter permease, which translates to MATADVSTLAPRKGRGRSERRVLRSLPYLAPAALLYGIFLVYPMLDSVRLSFFSWSGYAADPQEFVGLRNYRYLLTQDTVFWTALKNSMIWVVLSVAIPMVLSLLMALALNQRIWGRNVFRSIFYIPSVFASITVAAIWRWIYNPTLGVINQVLDAVGLGSLTHEWLGDPKTALYSIFIASIWQGVGFNLVLFLAGLQAVPAELVDAAKVDGAGRWQVFRHVTWPALRPTTTVVIILTIINSLKVYDLVVGMTGGGPAQSSQVLALWSYQQSFSNHNFGAGGAVATVLLILSLCLVVPYLAWSMKGDD; encoded by the coding sequence ATGGCAACAGCTGATGTCAGCACACTGGCGCCACGCAAGGGGCGCGGTCGGTCCGAGCGCCGTGTCCTGCGGTCCTTGCCCTACCTGGCTCCCGCCGCTCTCCTGTACGGCATCTTTCTGGTCTACCCGATGCTGGACTCGGTGCGCCTGTCCTTCTTCTCCTGGTCCGGCTACGCCGCGGACCCCCAGGAGTTCGTGGGCCTGAGGAACTACCGGTACCTCCTGACCCAGGACACGGTCTTCTGGACAGCGCTGAAGAACTCCATGATCTGGGTGGTGCTGTCCGTCGCCATCCCCATGGTCCTGTCCCTGCTCATGGCGCTGGCCCTCAACCAGCGCATCTGGGGGCGCAACGTCTTCCGCTCGATCTTCTACATCCCGAGCGTCTTCGCCTCCATCACGGTGGCTGCTATCTGGCGGTGGATCTACAACCCGACCCTCGGTGTCATCAACCAGGTCCTCGACGCGGTCGGGCTCGGCTCCCTCACCCACGAGTGGCTGGGGGACCCCAAGACGGCGCTGTACTCGATCTTCATCGCCTCGATCTGGCAGGGTGTGGGATTCAACCTCGTTCTCTTCCTCGCCGGCCTGCAGGCGGTGCCTGCAGAACTTGTGGACGCGGCCAAGGTGGACGGCGCTGGACGCTGGCAGGTCTTCCGTCACGTCACCTGGCCTGCGCTGCGGCCGACGACGACGGTGGTCATCATCCTGACCATCATCAACTCTCTCAAGGTCTACGACCTCGTCGTCGGCATGACCGGAGGCGGGCCGGCCCAGTCCAGCCAGGTGCTGGCGCTGTGGTCCTACCAGCAGTCCTTCTCCAACCACAACTTCGGTGCAGGTGGCGCGGTGGCCACCGTGCTGCTCATTCTGTCTCTGTGCCTGGTGGTCCCCTACCTCGCATGGTCGATGAAGGGGGATGACTGA
- a CDS encoding carbohydrate ABC transporter permease, whose amino-acid sequence MTEMTALASAAPATSHRTPVRNRPQRDWVIVGLWIALLVTALFWLVPFLVMVLTSFKSQADLANGSTLGLPASWLWENYASAAQTGDLWITGSNSLLVAVIKVPLGLFLAALAAYALARIRMKRARLVVAFFAVGSMVPIQVALGPMFQLLLKAGMLDTYVGLIIPYLAFGVPYQIFMMYGSFRAIPDSVEESARLDGASTFRIFWQICLPLVKPTLAALFVLDFVATWNEYAMASTILQSSTMSTIPLAVQSFSSQHGTDYGPLNAFIIMTAIPVLIVYLLFQRYFVSGAFTGAVKG is encoded by the coding sequence ATGACTGAGATGACGGCTCTTGCCTCGGCCGCTCCGGCCACGAGCCACAGGACGCCGGTCAGGAACCGGCCGCAGCGGGACTGGGTGATCGTCGGGCTGTGGATCGCCCTGCTCGTCACGGCACTGTTCTGGCTCGTGCCCTTCTTGGTCATGGTGCTCACCTCCTTCAAGAGCCAGGCTGACCTTGCCAACGGCTCGACGCTGGGCCTGCCGGCCTCGTGGCTGTGGGAGAACTACGCCAGTGCCGCGCAGACCGGCGACCTGTGGATCACGGGGAGCAACTCGCTGCTCGTAGCCGTCATCAAGGTGCCGCTCGGCCTCTTCCTCGCGGCGCTGGCGGCCTATGCCCTGGCACGGATCCGCATGAAGAGGGCCAGGCTCGTCGTCGCCTTCTTCGCCGTCGGCTCGATGGTGCCTATCCAGGTCGCCCTGGGACCGATGTTCCAGCTGCTGCTCAAGGCGGGCATGCTGGACACCTACGTTGGTCTCATCATTCCCTACCTGGCCTTCGGCGTGCCCTACCAGATCTTCATGATGTACGGGTCGTTCCGGGCGATCCCGGACTCGGTGGAGGAGTCGGCCCGACTCGACGGTGCCTCGACCTTCCGCATCTTCTGGCAGATCTGTCTTCCGCTCGTCAAGCCGACGCTGGCGGCGCTCTTCGTCCTTGACTTCGTGGCGACATGGAACGAGTACGCGATGGCGTCCACGATCCTGCAGTCCAGCACGATGTCGACCATCCCGCTCGCGGTGCAGAGCTTCTCCTCCCAGCACGGCACGGACTACGGTCCGCTCAACGCCTTCATCATCATGACGGCGATCCCGGTGCTCATCGTCTACCTGCTCTTCCAGCGCTACTTCGTCTCCGGTGCCTTCACCGGTGCGGTGAAGGGCTGA
- a CDS encoding nucleoside hydrolase, whose protein sequence is MPRARVMIDNDFSGDPDDFYQLVHHLLSPTVEIPFIVASHLRPGDPMDPSDHTATNAERLANEVCEVMGLEHEGLVVRGSQTALVDRETPAPSDAVDRIIAEAMREDTDLPLYYAAGGGLTDLASAYLIEPRIAQRLTLVWIGGAEHPGTVDAPPQIEDAPEYNLRIDVTAAQVLFDAPELAIWQFTRDIYRQCLISDAEMRLRVRSAGAVGRHLYDSIVDVRERMAEHGLVAAETYAIGDQPLVLATALTSQFQADTSSSFHEVRPCPSIADDGSYIHRPDGRPIRVYRQVDTRLMFEDFYAKLAEFAAWQRS, encoded by the coding sequence GTGCCTCGCGCACGCGTTATGATCGACAACGACTTCTCCGGCGATCCCGATGACTTCTACCAGCTGGTGCACCACCTGCTGAGCCCTACGGTCGAGATTCCGTTCATCGTCGCCTCTCACCTGCGTCCGGGTGACCCGATGGATCCCAGCGACCACACGGCCACCAACGCCGAGCGCCTGGCCAACGAGGTCTGTGAGGTCATGGGTCTGGAGCACGAAGGACTCGTGGTCCGTGGTTCGCAGACGGCGCTGGTTGACCGCGAGACGCCGGCTCCCTCGGACGCCGTCGACCGGATCATCGCTGAGGCGATGCGAGAGGACACGGACCTCCCTCTCTACTACGCCGCAGGCGGTGGACTGACTGACTTGGCCTCGGCCTACCTGATCGAGCCGCGCATCGCGCAGCGGCTGACTCTCGTGTGGATCGGTGGCGCCGAGCACCCGGGAACCGTTGACGCCCCACCGCAGATCGAGGACGCTCCGGAGTACAACCTGCGGATTGACGTCACCGCTGCACAGGTCCTCTTCGATGCTCCCGAGCTGGCGATCTGGCAGTTCACGCGGGACATCTACCGTCAGTGCCTGATCTCGGACGCGGAGATGCGTCTGCGGGTGCGTAGCGCCGGCGCGGTGGGGCGCCACCTCTACGACTCGATCGTGGACGTGCGTGAGCGTATGGCTGAGCACGGCTTGGTGGCGGCCGAGACCTACGCGATCGGTGACCAGCCGCTCGTCCTCGCCACCGCGCTGACATCTCAGTTCCAGGCGGACACCTCCTCGTCCTTCCACGAGGTCCGCCCCTGCCCCTCGATCGCGGACGACGGCTCCTACATCCACCGTCCCGACGGTCGGCCGATCCGGGTCTACCGCCAGGTTGACACCCGGCTCATGTTTGAGGACTTCTACGCCAAGCTCGCTGAGTTCGCTGCCTGGCAGCGTTCCTGA
- a CDS encoding sugar phosphate isomerase/epimerase family protein → MSNEPVFGAGLWNFATYVDRYAIDGYGEPRSTIEQIELAAQVGDISYVDLNFPWTAGLSTQDVKAALERTGLKAIGVTPDIYLREHQLGAFTNPDPAKRESARVIMQGAADAVRELGARYVKIWPGQDGFDYPFQVDYKELNRLAVEGMRELAKANPDLKFVIEYKPREPRTHMFWSSAAKTVLGIQEMGVDNVGVLLDFGHALFGGESPAESAQLLIDHGLLWGMDVNDNYRGWDDDMVVGTVHITEVFEFFYTLRKNGWEGVWQLDQFPFREDVVDNARTSVRFLKALHKALDRLDEEALADAQRRQDPLAAQRVVQDALLTCMA, encoded by the coding sequence ATGAGCAACGAACCAGTTTTCGGCGCAGGCCTGTGGAACTTCGCCACCTACGTGGACCGCTACGCCATCGACGGCTACGGTGAGCCGCGCTCCACCATCGAGCAGATCGAGCTGGCCGCCCAGGTCGGTGACATCTCCTACGTCGACCTCAACTTCCCCTGGACCGCCGGCCTGAGCACCCAGGACGTCAAGGCGGCGCTGGAGCGCACGGGCCTGAAGGCCATCGGCGTCACCCCGGACATCTACCTGCGCGAGCACCAGCTCGGCGCCTTCACCAACCCTGACCCGGCCAAGCGCGAGTCCGCCCGCGTCATCATGCAGGGCGCGGCCGACGCCGTGCGCGAGCTCGGTGCCCGCTACGTCAAGATCTGGCCCGGCCAGGACGGCTTCGACTACCCCTTCCAGGTCGACTACAAGGAGCTCAACCGCCTGGCGGTCGAGGGAATGCGGGAGCTGGCCAAGGCCAACCCCGACCTGAAGTTTGTCATTGAGTACAAGCCGCGCGAGCCTCGCACCCACATGTTCTGGTCCTCAGCGGCCAAGACGGTCCTGGGCATCCAGGAGATGGGTGTGGACAACGTCGGTGTCCTGCTCGACTTCGGTCACGCCCTCTTCGGTGGCGAGTCCCCGGCCGAGTCCGCCCAGTTGCTCATTGACCACGGTCTGCTGTGGGGCATGGACGTCAACGACAACTACCGCGGCTGGGACGACGACATGGTCGTGGGCACGGTCCACATCACCGAGGTCTTCGAGTTCTTCTACACGCTGAGGAAGAACGGCTGGGAGGGCGTGTGGCAGCTCGATCAGTTCCCCTTCCGTGAGGACGTCGTCGACAACGCCCGCACCTCCGTCCGCTTCCTCAAGGCCCTGCACAAGGCCCTCGACCGCCTCGACGAGGAGGCCCTGGCCGACGCCCAGCGCCGTCAGGACCCGCTGGCCGCCCAGCGTGTGGTCCAGGACGCCCTGCTGACCTGCATGGCCTGA
- a CDS encoding MFS transporter — MTSAAATDPRLEEPTRPGTSAKYLGGRPFIQYVISFIISSLFLFACYAAMAGILLPNSVQTIEFQHYFDGTTMQSVNDVQQLTQLRQAVDAGNATATGEEQHLLDLLAQYEGARAKSISLMMSIGSLFTLFAQPVIGVISDRWRSRLGRRAMWIVMGAIGGAVFMVGLRYSSTIAMLTLFWTAGQVSLNIMQAPLSTTVADRVPQDKVGLVSGLSGIGMMLGFTGGSIIAGTLFNTLGLDTYFVFALGVVIGALLFVTFAKDRSSKDLEVEKLDWISFFKGYAIPLRDHDFRWTWIARFFMFFGYTAISNFVLYILQSHLQPALSASQANTTFATLSSAALPGQLLMMLVAGRWSDKVGRRKPFVIGSSIVIAALMALPLLFPTLPVFYVFYVGMAAAYGMYMAVDTALFIDVLPDPEAAGRDLGVANVATNIGQMLAPVVAGQVVAITAGYDALFIMSVVSVVIAALAIIPVRKIK, encoded by the coding sequence ATGACCAGCGCCGCCGCAACGGATCCCCGGCTGGAAGAGCCGACGCGTCCTGGCACCTCTGCCAAGTACCTGGGTGGACGCCCCTTCATCCAGTACGTCATCTCCTTCATCATCTCCTCCCTCTTCCTCTTCGCCTGCTACGCGGCGATGGCGGGTATCCTCCTGCCGAACTCGGTCCAGACCATCGAGTTCCAGCACTACTTCGACGGCACCACCATGCAGTCCGTCAACGACGTCCAGCAGCTCACCCAGCTGCGCCAGGCCGTGGACGCCGGGAACGCGACGGCAACCGGTGAGGAGCAGCACCTGCTCGACCTCCTGGCTCAGTACGAGGGTGCCCGCGCCAAGTCGATCTCCCTCATGATGTCGATCGGCTCGCTGTTCACCCTCTTCGCCCAGCCCGTCATCGGCGTCATCTCTGACCGCTGGCGCTCACGGCTCGGCCGCCGCGCCATGTGGATCGTCATGGGCGCCATCGGCGGGGCGGTCTTCATGGTCGGCCTGCGCTACTCCTCGACCATCGCGATGCTCACGCTCTTCTGGACCGCGGGTCAGGTCTCCCTCAACATCATGCAGGCCCCGCTGTCCACCACCGTGGCTGACCGCGTCCCCCAGGACAAGGTGGGTCTGGTCTCCGGCCTGTCCGGCATCGGCATGATGCTCGGCTTCACCGGCGGCAGCATTATCGCCGGCACCCTGTTCAACACCCTTGGCCTGGACACCTACTTCGTCTTCGCCCTGGGTGTGGTCATCGGTGCGCTCCTGTTCGTCACCTTCGCCAAGGACCGCTCCTCCAAGGACCTGGAGGTGGAGAAGCTTGACTGGATCTCCTTCTTCAAGGGCTACGCCATCCCGCTGCGTGACCACGACTTCCGCTGGACCTGGATCGCTCGCTTCTTCATGTTCTTCGGCTACACCGCTATCTCGAACTTCGTCCTCTACATCCTCCAGTCCCACCTCCAGCCGGCCCTGTCCGCCTCCCAGGCCAACACGACCTTCGCCACGCTGTCCTCTGCCGCTCTGCCTGGTCAGCTGCTCATGATGCTCGTGGCCGGTCGCTGGTCGGACAAGGTGGGGCGCCGCAAGCCCTTCGTCATCGGCTCCTCGATCGTCATCGCGGCCCTCATGGCCCTACCGCTGCTCTTCCCGACCCTGCCGGTCTTCTACGTCTTCTACGTCGGCATGGCTGCCGCCTACGGCATGTACATGGCTGTGGACACCGCCCTGTTCATCGACGTCCTACCCGACCCCGAGGCTGCCGGCCGTGACCTCGGCGTGGCCAACGTGGCCACCAACATCGGCCAGATGCTCGCCCCGGTGGTGGCAGGCCAGGTCGTGGCCATCACCGCCGGCTACGACGCCCTGTTCATCATGAGCGTGGTCTCCGTGGTCATCGCCGCCCTCGCCATCATCCCGGTGCGCAAGATCAAGTGA
- a CDS encoding transketolase — MTVTVDLPVIGRTRPGASREEVVAHLKEAARRIRMKDLATVMRAGQGHIGGEFSIIDVLTTLYLHTANVTVDNLDDPDHDRVILSKGHAANALYTVFAAAGLLEPAELDTFVQPDSRLNGHPARTKVRGVEANTGPLGHGLPVAVGDAIAAKIDGSPRRVFVLTGDGELQEGSNWEALMAAAQFKLDNLVVVADRNHLQQGATTEDTNDLSPLDEKARAFGAHVVDVDAHDFDQLLDAFEAAPVEPGKPTFVIAHSHKGHPISFMSDNVPWHHKLPSPEQAEAALAELEALK; from the coding sequence ATGACCGTCACGGTCGATCTCCCCGTCATCGGGCGCACGCGTCCTGGTGCCAGCCGCGAGGAGGTGGTGGCCCACCTCAAGGAGGCTGCGCGCCGCATCCGCATGAAGGACCTGGCTACCGTCATGCGGGCGGGTCAGGGACACATCGGTGGGGAGTTCTCCATCATCGACGTGCTGACCACCCTGTACCTGCACACCGCTAACGTCACCGTGGACAACCTTGATGACCCGGACCACGACCGTGTCATCCTGTCCAAGGGACACGCAGCCAATGCCCTGTACACCGTCTTCGCCGCTGCCGGCCTGCTGGAGCCGGCCGAGCTGGACACCTTCGTCCAACCGGACTCCCGGCTCAACGGGCACCCCGCGCGCACGAAGGTGCGTGGCGTGGAGGCCAATACCGGCCCGCTCGGGCACGGCCTGCCCGTCGCCGTCGGCGACGCCATCGCCGCCAAGATCGACGGCTCGCCCCGACGCGTCTTCGTCCTGACCGGCGACGGCGAGCTACAGGAGGGCTCGAACTGGGAGGCGCTCATGGCGGCCGCCCAGTTCAAGCTGGACAACCTCGTGGTCGTGGCGGACCGCAACCACCTTCAGCAGGGTGCCACGACGGAGGACACCAACGATCTCAGCCCGCTGGACGAGAAGGCGCGTGCCTTCGGTGCCCACGTGGTCGACGTCGACGCCCACGACTTCGACCAGCTCCTCGACGCCTTCGAGGCTGCCCCGGTCGAGCCCGGCAAGCCGACCTTCGTCATCGCCCACTCCCACAAGGGGCACCCGATCTCCTTCATGAGTGACAACGTGCCATGGCACCACAAGCTGCCCAGCCCTGAGCAGGCCGAGGCGGCATTAGCAGAGCTGGAGGCCCTTAAGTGA
- a CDS encoding ABC transporter substrate-binding protein has protein sequence MKMTRRHALGLGSAALAAGILSACGRQGGGASSGDTKALTVWVGALQDSQKSDMDRLIKAFQDANEGYTVSYQTHSTDDLKEAMRQVSGTNAGPDIYWYWEGPGLGGELVNAKMSLDLTDYYKQYGWEDRFTSASLAGITQYGGHHGVPWTLQAQALYYNKTLFSQAGITSEPTTYEELVEACDKLVAAGITPIEFGGTVNWHVMRLLDSLIEKYCGADVATTLVTDKKGWDTEAGVTEAFTELKRWADTYFNQGYMSVSNDDSSLLFWGGKAAMALEGTWYDAQIVDNGMDPAEVGIFPFPTGTERLYGFGEGFYVNANTSKADTAAKFLDFITSPEQMKASGGTWAAISVNKDVPVGDANPLDALWEPIMSATDMYNNFDQALSLNETTEYWRIQNAVLIGEMTPEEAGPAMQKFIDANA, from the coding sequence ATGAAGATGACACGACGCCACGCTCTTGGCCTTGGCTCCGCAGCCCTCGCCGCCGGCATCCTGTCTGCCTGCGGCCGCCAGGGAGGAGGTGCCTCCAGCGGTGACACCAAGGCACTGACCGTGTGGGTCGGTGCGCTCCAGGACTCTCAGAAGAGTGACATGGACCGCCTTATCAAGGCCTTCCAGGACGCCAACGAGGGATACACGGTCTCCTACCAGACCCACTCCACCGACGACCTCAAGGAGGCGATGCGTCAGGTCTCGGGCACCAACGCAGGGCCGGATATCTACTGGTACTGGGAGGGTCCGGGTCTGGGCGGTGAGCTCGTCAACGCCAAGATGAGCCTGGACCTGACTGACTACTACAAGCAGTACGGCTGGGAGGACCGCTTCACCTCTGCGTCCCTGGCTGGTATCACCCAGTACGGCGGCCACCACGGTGTGCCATGGACTCTCCAGGCGCAGGCGCTGTACTACAACAAGACCCTCTTCTCCCAGGCTGGCATCACCTCGGAGCCCACCACCTACGAGGAGCTCGTGGAAGCCTGTGACAAGCTGGTGGCCGCCGGGATCACGCCGATCGAGTTCGGTGGCACCGTCAACTGGCACGTCATGCGCCTGCTGGACTCTCTCATCGAGAAGTACTGCGGTGCGGACGTCGCGACGACGCTGGTGACGGACAAGAAGGGCTGGGACACCGAGGCCGGCGTCACCGAGGCCTTCACCGAGCTCAAGCGGTGGGCGGACACCTACTTCAACCAGGGCTACATGTCTGTCTCCAACGACGACTCCAGCCTTCTGTTCTGGGGCGGCAAGGCCGCGATGGCTCTGGAGGGGACCTGGTACGACGCTCAGATCGTCGACAACGGCATGGACCCAGCCGAGGTGGGTATCTTCCCCTTCCCCACGGGTACCGAGCGCCTCTACGGCTTCGGCGAGGGTTTCTACGTCAACGCCAACACCTCGAAGGCAGACACCGCTGCCAAGTTCCTCGACTTCATCACCTCACCGGAGCAGATGAAGGCTAGTGGTGGAACGTGGGCGGCGATCAGTGTCAACAAGGACGTGCCGGTGGGTGACGCAAACCCGCTCGACGCCCTGTGGGAGCCGATCATGTCCGCCACGGACATGTACAACAACTTCGACCAGGCCCTGTCTCTCAACGAGACCACGGAGTACTGGCGCATCCAGAACGCTGTCCTCATCGGTGAGATGACGCCGGAGGAGGCCGGCCCGGCCATGCAGAAGTTCATTGACGCCAACGCCTGA
- a CDS encoding nucleoside hydrolase: protein MTARWTYGTTPWLGQDHPLAGVPGRTRVIIDNDFAGDPDDLFQLAHHLLVEGTEVRGVVVSRLREDDGWNRTGHSVQAGREKVEHLLELMGVDGVDLYEGDDHGFADHDGPTAASRFIVEEAMREDDRPLYLVAGGSLGDVARAYKAEPAIADRLTLIWIGGSEHAGLAYVPAGATTLEYNMALDVPAAMYVFNDTNARVWQMPRDVYRSSLVPMSVIRRGCQRAGRLGAFLLSQLEDVQRMIQPFAGHAGATYVLGDQPLVLLSSLQTTFEPDTASSSYDVIPRVSLAEDGTYRYPEGTRPMRRYTQVDNTMLFADMFASFEAFSQWQES, encoded by the coding sequence ATGACAGCACGCTGGACCTACGGCACGACGCCGTGGCTCGGCCAGGACCACCCGCTCGCGGGTGTGCCGGGCCGCACCCGGGTCATCATCGACAACGACTTCGCCGGGGACCCGGACGACCTCTTCCAGCTCGCCCACCACCTGCTGGTGGAGGGGACGGAGGTACGCGGCGTCGTCGTCTCCCGCCTGCGTGAGGACGACGGCTGGAACCGTACCGGCCACTCGGTCCAGGCCGGGCGCGAGAAGGTCGAGCACCTGCTTGAGCTCATGGGCGTAGACGGGGTCGACCTCTACGAGGGCGACGACCACGGCTTCGCCGATCACGACGGGCCGACGGCCGCCTCGCGCTTCATCGTCGAGGAGGCTATGCGCGAGGACGACCGGCCGCTCTACCTCGTGGCCGGCGGGTCCTTAGGCGACGTCGCTCGCGCCTACAAGGCGGAGCCGGCGATCGCCGACCGTCTCACGCTCATCTGGATCGGCGGGTCCGAGCACGCGGGGCTGGCCTACGTGCCGGCCGGCGCGACGACGCTGGAGTACAACATGGCGCTGGACGTGCCTGCCGCCATGTACGTCTTCAACGACACCAACGCCCGCGTGTGGCAGATGCCGCGCGACGTCTACCGCTCCAGCCTGGTGCCGATGTCCGTCATCCGCCGCGGCTGCCAGCGGGCCGGCAGGCTGGGCGCCTTCCTGCTGTCCCAGCTCGAGGACGTCCAGCGCATGATCCAGCCCTTCGCAGGTCACGCCGGGGCCACCTACGTGCTCGGGGACCAGCCGCTGGTGCTTCTGTCCAGCCTGCAGACCACCTTCGAGCCGGACACCGCCTCCTCGTCCTACGACGTCATCCCCCGGGTGTCGCTGGCCGAGGACGGCACGTACCGCTACCCCGAGGGAACCCGGCCCATGCGCCGCTACACGCAGGTGGACAACACCATGCTGTTCGCGGACATGTTCGCCTCCTTCGAGGCCTTCAGCCAGTGGCAGGAAAGCTGA
- a CDS encoding FGGY-family carbohydrate kinase: MTASPTSYVLALDEGTTNAKAFAVAPDGTILSSGSAPVPVSYPQPGWVEQDAEAIWAAQAQAIRDCLAGVKGAPSGITISNQRESVVCWDARTGQALAPVLGWQDSRTAEFCDWLRSPEREFAVAATTGLSLDPMFSAPKMRYLLDRVSAAGQADRARIGTVDSWLVARLTGQDSYVIEAGNASRTLLLDLATLGWSEQMCDLFGVARDVLPRVVASNADFGRTRGLDLLPDGVPVVGVLGDSHAALFGHGCRSPQEGKATYGTGSSVMVPSGADRSVRPGVSTTLAWLTEEPMYGHEGNIVASGTAMDWTARLLGMAPGRELDDLAATVPDSGGVTLVPAFTGLGAPWWDRQAVGLVSGVTAGTERGHVARAALEAVAHQIADVLEALGSEDLEVLHADGGATASRLLMQCQADLLGRSVVVSSNAEVSALGAALMGFSHLGWPLPDLESDGGHRYEPVMEPAARAAVRSQWAKALSRSRMTSVG, from the coding sequence ATGACTGCCTCGCCCACCTCCTACGTCCTGGCTCTGGACGAGGGGACCACGAACGCCAAGGCCTTCGCGGTCGCTCCGGACGGGACGATCCTGTCCTCAGGCTCGGCCCCGGTGCCTGTGAGCTATCCCCAGCCCGGGTGGGTCGAGCAGGACGCCGAGGCCATCTGGGCGGCCCAGGCCCAGGCGATCCGTGACTGCCTGGCCGGAGTCAAGGGGGCGCCGTCGGGCATCACGATCTCCAACCAGCGGGAGTCGGTCGTGTGCTGGGACGCGCGTACGGGACAGGCGCTGGCGCCGGTGCTGGGCTGGCAGGACTCGAGGACCGCGGAGTTCTGTGACTGGCTGCGCTCGCCGGAGCGGGAGTTCGCCGTCGCCGCGACCACCGGCCTCAGCCTCGACCCGATGTTCTCCGCGCCCAAGATGCGTTACCTGCTCGATCGTGTCTCGGCGGCGGGGCAGGCGGACCGCGCCCGCATCGGCACGGTGGACTCCTGGCTCGTGGCGCGGCTGACCGGGCAGGACTCCTACGTCATCGAGGCCGGCAACGCCTCGCGTACGCTGCTGCTCGACCTGGCCACGCTGGGATGGTCGGAGCAGATGTGCGACCTCTTCGGCGTCGCCCGTGACGTGCTGCCGCGGGTGGTGGCCTCCAACGCGGACTTCGGCCGCACGCGCGGACTCGACCTCCTGCCCGACGGCGTGCCGGTCGTGGGCGTGCTCGGTGACTCCCACGCCGCGCTCTTCGGGCACGGCTGCCGTTCTCCCCAGGAGGGCAAGGCCACCTACGGCACGGGCTCGTCGGTCATGGTGCCCTCGGGTGCGGACCGCTCGGTGCGCCCCGGGGTCTCGACCACCCTGGCCTGGCTCACCGAGGAACCGATGTACGGCCACGAAGGCAATATCGTCGCCTCGGGCACGGCGATGGACTGGACGGCGCGCCTGCTGGGGATGGCCCCGGGACGCGAGCTCGACGACCTGGCTGCTACGGTTCCGGACAGCGGGGGAGTCACGCTGGTGCCGGCCTTCACGGGGCTTGGTGCGCCGTGGTGGGACCGCCAGGCCGTGGGCCTGGTCTCGGGAGTCACGGCGGGGACCGAGCGGGGTCACGTGGCGCGTGCCGCGCTGGAGGCGGTGGCGCACCAGATCGCGGACGTCCTGGAGGCCCTGGGGAGCGAGGACCTTGAGGTCCTGCACGCAGACGGCGGTGCGACGGCCTCGCGCCTGCTCATGCAGTGCCAGGCAGACCTGCTGGGTCGCAGCGTCGTCGTCTCCTCCAATGCCGAGGTCTCGGCTCTGGGGGCGGCGCTCATGGGATTCAGCCACCTGGGCTGGCCGCTGCCGGACCTGGAGTCCGACGGCGGGCATCGCTACGAGCCGGTGATGGAGCCTGCCGCTCGGGCGGCGGTTCGCTCGCAGTGGGCCAAGGCCCTGTCGCGCTCGCGGATGACCTCGGTCGGGTGA
- a CDS encoding transketolase family protein: MSENLYDCRNAYAETLADIARQDGRLVVVVNDSVGSSNLGGFRDEFPARLINVGIAEQNQVGVAAGLENGGKIPVVSCAGSFLSARATEQVKIDAGYSHRHMLLCAQSPGLAYGALGSTHHSAEDVTIMRSFPGMTVIVPADPAETEGAIRWAYSELDGPAYIRISRMKVPAVHGEGYAFTPKATVLREGEDLTVIANGVTVHRALEAVDRLEAEGVHARLLSMPVVKPLDEEAVLAAARETGRIITVEEGTVNGGLGGAVAELTSEKCPVPVKRIGVPDQWAPTGSEAWLMDHWGISADGIVSAALHR, encoded by the coding sequence GTGAGCGAGAACCTGTACGACTGCCGCAACGCCTACGCTGAGACGCTGGCGGACATCGCCCGTCAGGACGGCCGGCTCGTCGTCGTCGTCAACGACTCGGTGGGCTCGTCCAACCTCGGCGGCTTTCGCGACGAGTTCCCCGCCCGCCTCATCAACGTCGGCATCGCCGAGCAGAACCAGGTGGGTGTGGCAGCGGGCCTGGAGAACGGCGGGAAGATCCCTGTGGTCTCCTGCGCCGGGTCCTTCCTCTCGGCACGTGCGACCGAGCAGGTCAAGATCGACGCCGGCTACTCCCACCGCCACATGCTGCTGTGCGCCCAGTCCCCGGGACTGGCCTACGGCGCGCTCGGCTCGACCCACCACAGCGCCGAGGACGTCACCATCATGAGGTCCTTCCCCGGCATGACCGTCATCGTCCCGGCCGATCCTGCCGAGACCGAGGGCGCGATCCGCTGGGCCTACTCCGAGCTGGACGGCCCCGCCTACATCCGCATCTCGCGGATGAAGGTGCCTGCGGTCCACGGTGAGGGCTACGCCTTCACTCCCAAGGCCACGGTGCTGCGCGAGGGTGAGGACCTGACGGTCATCGCCAACGGCGTGACCGTGCACCGGGCGCTGGAGGCGGTTGACCGCCTGGAGGCTGAGGGCGTGCACGCCCGGCTGCTGTCCATGCCCGTGGTCAAGCCCTTGGACGAGGAGGCTGTGCTGGCTGCTGCTCGTGAGACCGGGCGGATCATCACGGTCGAGGAGGGCACGGTCAACGGTGGGCTTGGTGGCGCCGTCGCCGAGCTGACCAGCGAGAAGTGCCCGGTGCCGGTCAAGAGGATCGGTGTGCCGGACCAGTGGGCCCCCACGGGCTCTGAGGCCTGGCTCATGGACCACTGGGGCATCAGTGCCGACGGTATCGTCTCCGCTGCCCTACATCGCTGA